From Pongo pygmaeus isolate AG05252 chromosome 2, NHGRI_mPonPyg2-v2.0_pri, whole genome shotgun sequence, a single genomic window includes:
- the RBM6 gene encoding RNA-binding protein 6 isoform X2 has protein sequence MPVKNLQLKEYNTGYDYGYVCVEFSLLEDAIGCMEANQGTLMIQDKEVTLEYVPSLDFWYCKRCKASIGGHRSSCSFCKNPREVTEAKQELITYPQPQKTSIPAPLEKQPNQPLRPADKEPELRKREEGQESRLGHQKREAERYLPPSRREGPTFRRDREKESWSGETRQDGESKTIMLKRIYRSTPPEVIVEVLEPYVRLTTANVRIIKNRTGPMGHTYGFIDLDSHAEALRVVKILQNLDPPFSIDGKMVAVNLATGKRRNDSGDHSDHMHYYQGKKYFRDRRGGGRNSDWSSDTNRQGQQSSSDCYIYDSATGYYYDPLAGTYYDPNTQQEVYVPQDPGLPEEEEIKEKKPTSQGKSSSKKEMSKRDGKEKKDRGVTRFQENASEGKAPAEDVFKKPLPPTVKKEESPPPPKVVNPLIGLLGEYGGDSDYEEEEEEEQTPPPQPRTAQPQKREEQTKKENEEDKLTDWNKLACLLCRRQFPNKEVLIKHQQLSDLHKQNLEIHRKIKQSEQELAYLERREREGKFKERGNDRREKLQSFDSPERKRIKYSRETDSDRKLVDKEDIDTSSKGGCVQQATGWRKGTGLGYGHPGLASSEEAEGRMRGPSVGAPGRTSKRQSNETYRDAVRRVMFARYKELD, from the exons GGAACTCTAATGATCCAGGACAAAGAAGTTACCCTGGAGTATGTACCAAGCCTGGATTTTTGGTACTGCAAACGA TGTAAGGCAAGCATTGGTGGGCACCGATCTTCCTGTTCATTCTGCAAGAACCCAAGAGAAG TGACAGAGGCCAAGCAAGAATTAATAACCTACCCTCAACCTCAGAAAACATCCATACCAGCACCATTGGAAAAACAGCCCAACCAGCCCCTAAGACCAGCTGATAAGGAACCTGAACTcaggaagagggaagaaggacAGGAGTCACGCTtaggacatcaaaagagagaagcagaaaggTATCTGCCTCCTTCTCGAAGGGAAGGGCCAACTTTCCGAAGAGACCGAGAGAAGGAGTCATGGTCTGGAGAGACACGCCAGGATGGAGAGAGCAAAA CCATCATGCTAAAGCGTATCTATCGTTCCACACCACCTGAGGTGATAGTGGAAGTGCTGGAGCCCTATGTCCGCCTTACTACTGCCAACGTCCGTATCATCAAGAACAGAACAGGCCCTATGGGGCATACCTATGGCTTTATTGACCTCGACTCCCATGCG GAAGCTCTTCGTGTGGTGAAGATCTTACAGAACCTTGATCCACCATTTAGCATTGATGGGAAGATGGTAGCTGTAAACCTGGCCACTGGAAAACGAAG AAATGATTCTGGGGACCATTCTGACCACATGCATTACTATCAG GGTAAAAAATATTTCCGAGATAGGAGGGGAGGTGGCAGAAATTCAGACTGGTCTTCAGATACAAATCGACAAGGACAACAGT CATCATCTGACTGCTACATATATGATTCTGCTACTGGCTACTATTATGACCCCTTGGCAGGAACTTATTATGACCCCAATACCCAG CAAGAAGTCTATGTGCCCCAGGATCCTGGAttacctgaggaagaagagatcaaggaaaaaaaacccaccagTCAAGGAAAGTCAAGTAGCAAGAAGGAAATGTCTAAAAGAGATGGCAAGGAGAAAAAAGACAGAGGAGTGACGAGG TTTCAGGAAAATGCCAGTGAAGGGAAGGCCCCCGCAGAAGACGTCTTTAAGAAGCCCCTGCCTCCTACTgtgaagaaggaagagagtccCCCTCCA CCTAAAGTGGTAAACCCACTGATCGGCCTTTTGGGTGAATATGGAGGAGACAGTGActatgaggaggaagaagaggaggaacagACCCCTCCCCCACAGCCCCGCACAGCACAGCCCCAGAAGCGAGAGGAGCAAACCAAGAAGGAGAATGAAGAAGACAAACTCACTGACTGGAATAAACTGGCTTGTCTGCTCTGCAGAAGGCAGTTTCCCAATAAAGAAGTTCTGATCAAACACCAGCAGCTGTCAGACCTGCACAAG CAAAACCTGGAAATCCACCGGAAGATAAAACAGTCTGAGCAGGAGCTAGCCTATCTGGAAAGGAGAGAACGAGAG GGAAagtttaaagaaagaggaaatgatcGCAGGGAAAAGCTCCAGTCTTTTGACTCTCCAGAAAGGAAACGGATTAAGTACTCCAGGGAAACTGACAG TGATCGTAAACTTGTTGATAAAGAAGATATCGACACTAGCAGCAAAGGAGGCTGTGTCCAACAGGCTACTGGCTGGAGGAAAGGGACAGGCCTGGGATATGGCCATCCTGGATTGGCTTCATCAGAGGAG GCTGAAGGCCGGATGAGGGGCCCCAGTGTTGGAGCCCCAGGAAGAACCAGCAAAAGACAGTCCAACGAAACTTATCGAGATGCTGTTCGAAGAGTCATGTTTGCTCGGTATAAAGAACTCGATTAA
- the RBM6 gene encoding RNA-binding protein 6 isoform X3 encodes MIQDKEVTLEYVPSLDFWYCKRCKASIGGHRSSCSFCKNPREVTEAKQELITYPQPQKTSIPAPLEKQPNQPLRPADKEPELRKREEGQESRLGHQKREAERYLPPSRREGPTFRRDREKESWSGETRQDGESKTIMLKRIYRSTPPEVIVEVLEPYVRLTTANVRIIKNRTGPMGHTYGFIDLDSHAEALRVVKILQNLDPPFSIDGKMVAVNLATGKRRNDSGDHSDHMHYYQGKKYFRDRRGGGRNSDWSSDTNRQGQQSSSDCYIYDSATGYYYDPLAGTYYDPNTQQEVYVPQDPGLPEEEEIKEKKPTSQGKSSSKKEMSKRDGKEKKDRGVTRFQENASEGKAPAEDVFKKPLPPTVKKEESPPPPKVVNPLIGLLGEYGGDSDYEEEEEEEQTPPPQPRTAQPQKREEQTKKENEEDKLTDWNKLACLLCRRQFPNKEVLIKHQQLSDLHKQNLEIHRKIKQSEQELAYLERREREGKFKERGNDRREKLQSFDSPERKRIKYSRETDSDRKLVDKEDIDTSSKGGCVQQATGWRKGTGLGYGHPGLASSEEAEGRMRGPSVGAPGRTSKRQSNETYRDAVRRVMFARYKELD; translated from the exons ATGATCCAGGACAAAGAAGTTACCCTGGAGTATGTACCAAGCCTGGATTTTTGGTACTGCAAACGA TGTAAGGCAAGCATTGGTGGGCACCGATCTTCCTGTTCATTCTGCAAGAACCCAAGAGAAG TGACAGAGGCCAAGCAAGAATTAATAACCTACCCTCAACCTCAGAAAACATCCATACCAGCACCATTGGAAAAACAGCCCAACCAGCCCCTAAGACCAGCTGATAAGGAACCTGAACTcaggaagagggaagaaggacAGGAGTCACGCTtaggacatcaaaagagagaagcagaaaggTATCTGCCTCCTTCTCGAAGGGAAGGGCCAACTTTCCGAAGAGACCGAGAGAAGGAGTCATGGTCTGGAGAGACACGCCAGGATGGAGAGAGCAAAA CCATCATGCTAAAGCGTATCTATCGTTCCACACCACCTGAGGTGATAGTGGAAGTGCTGGAGCCCTATGTCCGCCTTACTACTGCCAACGTCCGTATCATCAAGAACAGAACAGGCCCTATGGGGCATACCTATGGCTTTATTGACCTCGACTCCCATGCG GAAGCTCTTCGTGTGGTGAAGATCTTACAGAACCTTGATCCACCATTTAGCATTGATGGGAAGATGGTAGCTGTAAACCTGGCCACTGGAAAACGAAG AAATGATTCTGGGGACCATTCTGACCACATGCATTACTATCAG GGTAAAAAATATTTCCGAGATAGGAGGGGAGGTGGCAGAAATTCAGACTGGTCTTCAGATACAAATCGACAAGGACAACAGT CATCATCTGACTGCTACATATATGATTCTGCTACTGGCTACTATTATGACCCCTTGGCAGGAACTTATTATGACCCCAATACCCAG CAAGAAGTCTATGTGCCCCAGGATCCTGGAttacctgaggaagaagagatcaaggaaaaaaaacccaccagTCAAGGAAAGTCAAGTAGCAAGAAGGAAATGTCTAAAAGAGATGGCAAGGAGAAAAAAGACAGAGGAGTGACGAGG TTTCAGGAAAATGCCAGTGAAGGGAAGGCCCCCGCAGAAGACGTCTTTAAGAAGCCCCTGCCTCCTACTgtgaagaaggaagagagtccCCCTCCA CCTAAAGTGGTAAACCCACTGATCGGCCTTTTGGGTGAATATGGAGGAGACAGTGActatgaggaggaagaagaggaggaacagACCCCTCCCCCACAGCCCCGCACAGCACAGCCCCAGAAGCGAGAGGAGCAAACCAAGAAGGAGAATGAAGAAGACAAACTCACTGACTGGAATAAACTGGCTTGTCTGCTCTGCAGAAGGCAGTTTCCCAATAAAGAAGTTCTGATCAAACACCAGCAGCTGTCAGACCTGCACAAG CAAAACCTGGAAATCCACCGGAAGATAAAACAGTCTGAGCAGGAGCTAGCCTATCTGGAAAGGAGAGAACGAGAG GGAAagtttaaagaaagaggaaatgatcGCAGGGAAAAGCTCCAGTCTTTTGACTCTCCAGAAAGGAAACGGATTAAGTACTCCAGGGAAACTGACAG TGATCGTAAACTTGTTGATAAAGAAGATATCGACACTAGCAGCAAAGGAGGCTGTGTCCAACAGGCTACTGGCTGGAGGAAAGGGACAGGCCTGGGATATGGCCATCCTGGATTGGCTTCATCAGAGGAG GCTGAAGGCCGGATGAGGGGCCCCAGTGTTGGAGCCCCAGGAAGAACCAGCAAAAGACAGTCCAACGAAACTTATCGAGATGCTGTTCGAAGAGTCATGTTTGCTCGGTATAAAGAACTCGATTAA